One window of the Thermodesulfomicrobium sp. WS genome contains the following:
- the rsfS gene encoding ribosome silencing factor — protein MENKMQEIVAWLDGKKGQDIVAMDVSALTSLCDVVILVTALSARHAQAMAEDLGLHFRQHGWPVLGVEGMGLGEWVLLDGGDVVVHVFVDEVRQRYNLEGMYAQAPRLWPRP, from the coding sequence GTGGAAAACAAAATGCAGGAGATTGTCGCCTGGCTCGACGGGAAAAAAGGCCAGGACATTGTGGCCATGGACGTGTCGGCGCTCACGAGTCTCTGTGACGTCGTGATCCTCGTGACCGCCCTTTCCGCCCGCCACGCCCAGGCCATGGCCGAAGACTTGGGGCTTCACTTCCGCCAGCACGGTTGGCCGGTGCTGGGGGTGGAGGGCATGGGCCTTGGCGAATGGGTGCTCCTCGATGGGGGCGACGTGGTGGTGCATGTGTTCGTGGACGAGGTCCGCCAGCGCTACAACCTGGAGGGGATGTACGCGCAGGCGCCGCGTCTTTGGCCCCGGCCCTAA
- a CDS encoding phenylacetate--CoA ligase: MLYDVAQETLPRDELEALQLRRLRQLVDKVYYNVPFYRKKFDELGVRPEHIRTLADVRHLPFTEKQDLRNNYPFGLFAVPRDNVVRVHASSGTTGKATVVGYTARDVHNWADLMARSFMCAGGSRRDIVHNAYGYGLFTGGLGMHYGVERLGATIIPISGGGTRRQVMLLRDFGATVLCSTPSYALYLYETIVESGIDVTDLKLHTGIFGAEPWSEKMRSEIESKLRIKALDIYGLSEIMGPGVAMECREAQDGLHLWEDHFLMEIIDPQTGEVLPEGETGELVITTLTKEAQPLIRYRTRDITQINAIPCKCGRTHRRITRIQGRSDDMLIIRGVNVFPQQIEAILLETQGITPHYQLILRREGSLDTLEVKVEVDESLFSDEIKHLQRIEARIQKNIKEFLGVTAKVTLSEPRSIERSEGKAKRILDLRSA, encoded by the coding sequence ATGCTCTACGATGTCGCCCAAGAGACCCTGCCCCGTGACGAACTGGAAGCCCTCCAGCTTCGGCGTCTGCGCCAATTGGTGGACAAAGTGTACTACAATGTCCCGTTTTACCGCAAAAAATTCGACGAACTCGGGGTGCGGCCCGAACACATCCGCACCCTGGCCGACGTGCGGCACCTGCCCTTTACGGAGAAGCAGGACCTGCGCAACAATTACCCCTTTGGCCTCTTTGCCGTGCCCCGCGACAACGTCGTGCGGGTGCATGCCTCTTCCGGCACCACCGGCAAGGCCACGGTAGTGGGCTACACTGCCCGGGACGTGCACAACTGGGCGGACCTCATGGCCCGCTCCTTCATGTGCGCCGGCGGCAGCCGCCGGGACATCGTCCACAACGCCTATGGCTACGGCCTCTTCACCGGCGGGCTGGGCATGCACTACGGGGTGGAGCGCCTTGGGGCCACCATCATTCCCATTTCCGGCGGCGGCACCCGACGTCAGGTGATGCTGCTGCGCGACTTCGGTGCCACAGTGCTGTGCAGCACCCCCTCCTATGCCTTGTATCTCTACGAAACCATTGTGGAATCCGGAATCGATGTGACGGATCTCAAACTCCATACCGGCATCTTCGGCGCCGAGCCTTGGAGTGAAAAAATGCGCTCGGAAATCGAATCCAAGCTGCGCATCAAGGCCCTGGACATCTACGGCCTGTCGGAGATCATGGGCCCCGGCGTGGCCATGGAATGCCGCGAGGCCCAGGACGGCCTGCATCTCTGGGAAGATCACTTCCTCATGGAGATCATCGATCCGCAAACCGGGGAGGTGCTGCCGGAAGGGGAAACCGGCGAGTTGGTGATCACCACCCTCACCAAAGAGGCGCAACCCCTCATCCGCTACCGCACCCGGGACATCACCCAGATCAACGCCATCCCGTGCAAATGCGGCCGCACCCACCGCCGCATCACCCGTATCCAAGGCCGCTCCGACGACATGCTCATCATCCGCGGGGTCAATGTCTTCCCGCAGCAGATCGAAGCCATCCTCCTGGAGACCCAGGGAATCACCCCGCATTATCAGCTCATCCTGCGCCGGGAAGGCAGCCTCGACACCCTGGAAGTCAAGGTGGAAGTGGACGAGAGCCTCTTCTCGGACGAGATCAAGCATTTACAGCGCATCGAGGCCAGGATACAGAAAAACATCAAAGAGTTTCTCGGCGTCACCGCCAAAGTGACCCTGTCGGAGCCGCGCAGCATCGAGCGCTCCGAAGGCAAGGCCAAACGCATCCTGGATCTCCGCAGCGCCTAA
- a CDS encoding ACT domain-containing protein, protein MKVEQISVFLENRAGRLAEVTKLLAQGGINIRALSLADTSDFGILRLIVTDSERAKEILKAGGFTVGRTNVVAVEVADQPGGLHNILEILGAGGVNVEYMYAFVTQSGKNAVLIFRFDRTDQAIETLQAAGVRILSGPELYAL, encoded by the coding sequence ATGAAAGTCGAACAGATCTCCGTATTTCTGGAAAACCGCGCCGGTCGCCTGGCTGAGGTGACCAAACTCTTGGCCCAGGGGGGCATCAACATCCGCGCCCTGTCCCTGGCCGACACTTCGGACTTCGGCATCCTGCGTCTCATCGTCACCGACTCGGAAAGGGCCAAGGAAATCCTCAAGGCTGGCGGATTCACCGTGGGCCGCACCAACGTGGTGGCCGTCGAAGTGGCCGATCAGCCGGGCGGACTCCATAACATCCTGGAAATCCTGGGAGCAGGTGGGGTCAACGTGGAGTACATGTACGCCTTTGTCACCCAGAGCGGCAAAAATGCGGTACTCATCTTCCGCTTCGACCGTACGGACCAGGCCATCGAGACCCTCCAGGCCGCAGGGGTGCGCATCCTCTCCGGCCCCGAGCTCTACGCCCTCTAA
- a CDS encoding FCD domain-containing protein, with product MTTPLSHHLLRLIDDLGLSPGERLPPERDLAQKFRVSRGSIREAVKHLAAQGVVESRRGAGTFVVSSPQAFTRAMGAALAGARAHLDRLFELRLVVEPGIAALAARKATDAHMEAIREAIAAQAAEADPRRWGARDMAVHHAIAQATENPLVPELLAATAAAFTETREEALQSPARHHASVAGHHRILEALLAHDPAAAAKAMEDHILWAHALTQLPSKEDCA from the coding sequence ATGACAACCCCACTCTCTCACCATCTTCTTCGACTCATCGACGACCTGGGCCTTAGCCCAGGCGAGCGGCTTCCGCCAGAGCGGGATTTGGCGCAAAAATTTCGCGTCTCCCGGGGGAGCATCCGGGAGGCGGTCAAGCATCTGGCCGCCCAAGGCGTGGTGGAGAGCCGACGCGGCGCAGGCACGTTTGTGGTGAGCTCTCCCCAGGCCTTTACCCGCGCCATGGGAGCAGCGCTCGCGGGGGCGCGCGCTCACCTCGACCGCCTCTTCGAACTGCGCCTGGTAGTGGAGCCAGGGATCGCAGCGCTCGCTGCCCGTAAGGCTACCGACGCCCACATGGAAGCCATCAGAGAGGCCATAGCCGCCCAGGCCGCGGAAGCCGACCCCCGCCGCTGGGGAGCACGAGACATGGCAGTGCACCACGCCATCGCCCAGGCCACGGAAAACCCTCTCGTGCCCGAGCTCTTGGCCGCCACAGCCGCCGCATTCACCGAAACTCGCGAAGAGGCGCTCCAATCCCCAGCGCGTCACCACGCCTCGGTAGCCGGACATCATCGCATCCTTGAGGCGCTCCTGGCCCACGACCCTGCTGCTGCGGCCAAGGCCATGGAAGACCATATCCTTTGGGCGCATGCCCTCACCCAACTTCCTTCCAAGGAGGATTGCGCATGA
- a CDS encoding alpha-hydroxy-acid oxidizing protein produces MKEIRATAKELMHGYCRVCPVCNGKACAGEVPGMGGLGTGSAFMANVEALSRVRLAMRLIHDTTDPDTSVEFLGHTLSVPVLAAPIGGVSFNMGGGRSEQEYIDAIIHGCAARGTLGCTGDGVPPFILDAACTALTAAGGRGIPFIKPWEDQELFEKLERVLACGVPMVGMDIDAAGLVTLRKMGRPVSPRSAKELQRIRERIPVPFILKGIMTPDQARLAVDAGVDAIVVSNHGGRVLDGTPGTAEVLPAVARAVGHLVPVLVDGGVRSGGDVLKMLALGARAVLIGRPFSVAAIGGLQNGVETYLDALTTELKQAMVMTGTASCRSVSSDILA; encoded by the coding sequence ATGAAAGAAATTCGCGCCACAGCCAAAGAACTCATGCACGGCTACTGCCGGGTGTGCCCGGTATGCAATGGCAAGGCCTGCGCCGGCGAAGTACCGGGCATGGGCGGCCTCGGCACGGGCTCGGCCTTCATGGCCAACGTGGAGGCCCTCTCCCGCGTGCGTCTGGCCATGCGCCTCATCCATGACACCACCGATCCCGACACCAGCGTGGAGTTTTTGGGACACACCCTGAGCGTGCCGGTGCTGGCCGCGCCCATCGGCGGGGTGTCCTTCAACATGGGCGGCGGCAGGAGCGAACAGGAGTACATCGACGCCATCATCCACGGCTGCGCGGCCCGCGGCACCTTGGGGTGCACCGGGGACGGCGTGCCGCCGTTCATCCTGGATGCGGCCTGTACTGCCCTCACGGCAGCGGGCGGCCGGGGGATCCCTTTCATCAAGCCGTGGGAAGACCAGGAACTCTTCGAAAAGCTCGAGCGGGTGCTCGCCTGCGGCGTGCCCATGGTGGGCATGGACATCGACGCCGCCGGGCTCGTGACCCTGCGCAAGATGGGCCGACCCGTATCGCCGCGCTCGGCCAAAGAGTTGCAGCGCATCCGCGAGCGTATTCCCGTGCCCTTCATCCTCAAGGGCATCATGACCCCGGATCAGGCGCGCCTGGCCGTAGACGCCGGGGTGGACGCCATCGTGGTCTCCAACCACGGCGGCCGGGTGCTCGACGGCACTCCCGGCACGGCGGAAGTGCTTCCTGCCGTGGCCCGAGCCGTGGGGCACCTCGTGCCAGTGCTCGTGGACGGTGGGGTGCGGAGCGGCGGCGACGTGCTCAAGATGCTCGCTTTAGGCGCCCGCGCCGTACTCATCGGCCGACCCTTCTCCGTGGCTGCCATCGGCGGGTTGCAAAACGGCGTGGAGACCTACCTGGATGCCCTCACCACGGAACTCAAGCAGGCCATGGTCATGACCGGCACCGCCAGCTGCCGGTCCGTGTCCAGCGACATCCTCGCCTAA
- a CDS encoding PilZ domain-containing protein, whose protein sequence is MERSQETADARRYPRLECLAPVRVRYAGWRVQFARMVDHSDGGFRVLSRSAFEEGAQVELVFEGFVPEGSALSLLETYAGVVRWARKVEGSGLPLFEAGIEWVRDSS, encoded by the coding sequence ATGGAGCGATCACAGGAAACAGCAGACGCCCGCCGGTATCCGCGCTTGGAATGCTTGGCGCCGGTGCGGGTGCGCTACGCGGGATGGCGGGTGCAATTTGCCCGCATGGTGGACCATAGCGACGGTGGTTTTCGCGTGCTGTCGCGCTCCGCCTTCGAGGAAGGGGCGCAGGTGGAACTGGTGTTCGAGGGCTTTGTGCCCGAAGGCTCGGCCTTGAGCCTGCTTGAGACCTACGCGGGCGTGGTGCGCTGGGCCCGCAAGGTGGAAGGGTCGGGGCTCCCCTTGTTCGAGGCCGGCATAGAGTGGGTGCGCGATTCCTCGTGA
- a CDS encoding carbonic anhydrase, with protein sequence MTDIAQLLRNNIAWAERVERDHPGFFRKLERQHKPKFLWIGCADSRVPADQLTGVMPGEVFVHRNIANQVINTDMNLMCVLQYAIDVLRVEHIIVCGHSRCGGIEAVMRGTTPGVLDHWLESVRRLVEAHPEADVDDIGQLNVRHGVESLAHNVLVRRAWSRGRRLLLHGWFYSIANGRLQDLGVSRGPQSENAP encoded by the coding sequence ATGACCGACATCGCACAGCTGCTTCGTAACAACATCGCCTGGGCCGAGCGCGTGGAGCGCGACCACCCCGGATTTTTTCGTAAACTGGAACGCCAGCACAAACCCAAGTTCTTGTGGATCGGCTGCGCGGATAGCCGCGTGCCCGCAGACCAACTCACCGGCGTCATGCCCGGCGAAGTTTTCGTGCACCGCAATATCGCCAACCAGGTCATCAATACAGACATGAACCTCATGTGCGTGCTCCAGTATGCCATCGACGTCTTGCGCGTGGAACACATCATCGTCTGCGGGCATTCGCGCTGCGGCGGCATCGAGGCGGTGATGCGGGGGACGACCCCCGGCGTGCTCGACCATTGGCTCGAATCGGTCCGCCGCCTGGTGGAAGCGCACCCTGAGGCAGACGTGGACGACATCGGCCAGCTCAACGTGCGCCACGGGGTCGAGTCCCTGGCGCACAATGTCTTGGTGCGCCGGGCCTGGAGCCGAGGCCGCCGCCTCCTCCTGCATGGCTGGTTCTACTCCATCGCCAACGGTCGCCTCCAAGACCTTGGGGTTTCCCGCGGTCCTCAGAGCGAAAACGCACCATGA
- a CDS encoding prepilin-type N-terminal cleavage/methylation domain-containing protein, which translates to MIQLRSMPPTGFSLLEVSIALVIIGLLFAVGALSWSALAETRRLAKARAQLLEVRDCMLRASLLHEHYPSDTDFLRCSNETGLDPWGGDLRMVRGVTTAGLPLDESFAVVTDAARGQLLTLPDGNASRAILLPEGENRTSIAFAVISLGKNRVADHPSVAGLNTNAIVPLSASMDFSSPTKDDVVLPVQAYEVMGYLRNVVGPQ; encoded by the coding sequence ATGATCCAACTGCGGTCCATGCCTCCCACAGGCTTCAGCCTCCTCGAAGTGAGTATCGCCCTCGTCATCATCGGCCTGCTCTTCGCCGTGGGGGCGCTCTCGTGGAGCGCCTTGGCCGAGACCCGACGCCTGGCCAAGGCGCGGGCCCAGCTCCTGGAGGTGCGCGACTGCATGCTGCGGGCAAGTCTGCTCCATGAGCACTACCCCAGCGACACCGATTTTTTGCGCTGCAGCAACGAAACCGGGCTGGACCCCTGGGGCGGGGATCTGCGCATGGTCCGCGGGGTCACCACCGCCGGGCTCCCGCTTGACGAGTCCTTCGCCGTGGTCACGGACGCCGCCCGCGGCCAGCTCCTGACGCTTCCTGATGGGAACGCTTCCCGGGCCATCCTGCTTCCAGAAGGCGAAAACCGCACCAGCATTGCCTTTGCGGTGATCAGCCTGGGAAAAAACCGCGTGGCCGATCACCCCAGTGTTGCAGGGCTGAATACCAACGCCATCGTGCCGCTTTCCGCGAGTATGGATTTTTCTTCGCCCACCAAAGATGATGTGGTGCTCCCGGTCCAAGCCTACGAGGTCATGGGCTACCTTCGCAACGTGGTAGGACCACAATGA
- a CDS encoding prepilin-type N-terminal cleavage/methylation domain-containing protein, producing MKTPRGFTLVELAIVLVVVGLIAAMVVPTLKSGILHGKMSEARATLQAVRDGVIGVAQANSRILPATLTPLGAPKDPWGNAIRYRRDPGLTGDVCAANATSGTFVSPEGQTIADVAFVVASSGPDFQEDAALNASTDARQADDDLILAVTLPHLKTILCADRAKGAQTPGALATWNDILLHTAAVTSGSNDLGAKITPSSIVLGIPNGTTPAFSYGCVWYTGNLNATSGTPVCTNGNCTLGKGLRAYFTFTVEKVGDPLADGFTFAVVSAATNTHQSCGGKGSALGYASTFNQPGDNGVPPFVLPPKMAVEFDFYTSGGFNDPGSHLDHLGIAYWGNNTGSSDLDRGKDDLKHNFTPSDGSPPHPNSVRSSNQTYFDETGTVTYPVRVEILRNATSGNYTTHVWFNCAGCSDLTVSGLDGGVAPEHRYAASEYFRHSITMNAPWNALMDKVLLGWTEGTGSYRQRVTLKSAQFFFPE from the coding sequence ATGAAAACCCCGCGTGGTTTTACCTTGGTGGAATTGGCCATCGTCCTGGTGGTGGTGGGGCTCATTGCGGCCATGGTCGTGCCGACCCTCAAAAGCGGCATTCTGCACGGCAAGATGAGCGAGGCCCGCGCCACGCTGCAGGCAGTGCGTGACGGCGTCATCGGCGTGGCGCAGGCCAACTCCCGTATCCTCCCTGCCACCTTGACCCCCTTAGGCGCCCCCAAAGACCCATGGGGAAACGCCATCCGCTACCGGCGGGATCCGGGGCTCACCGGCGATGTGTGCGCCGCCAACGCCACATCAGGCACCTTCGTTTCCCCAGAAGGGCAGACTATTGCGGACGTGGCCTTCGTGGTGGCAAGCTCGGGGCCGGACTTCCAAGAAGACGCGGCGCTGAACGCCAGCACCGATGCCCGGCAGGCGGACGACGACCTGATCCTTGCCGTCACGCTGCCGCACCTCAAGACCATCCTGTGCGCCGACCGGGCAAAAGGTGCACAGACCCCCGGCGCCCTGGCCACCTGGAACGACATCCTCCTGCACACCGCAGCCGTGACCAGCGGGTCCAACGATCTGGGCGCCAAGATCACGCCCTCGTCCATCGTCCTCGGCATCCCCAATGGCACGACCCCCGCATTTTCCTACGGCTGCGTGTGGTACACGGGGAATCTCAACGCCACCAGCGGCACTCCGGTCTGCACCAACGGCAATTGCACCCTGGGCAAGGGACTGCGGGCCTATTTCACCTTCACGGTGGAAAAAGTCGGCGATCCGCTCGCCGACGGCTTTACCTTCGCCGTGGTGAGCGCGGCCACCAACACGCATCAGTCCTGCGGCGGCAAGGGTTCGGCCCTGGGATACGCAAGCACCTTCAACCAGCCCGGCGATAACGGCGTCCCCCCCTTCGTGCTGCCGCCCAAGATGGCGGTAGAGTTCGATTTCTATACCTCTGGGGGATTTAACGATCCTGGAAGCCATCTCGACCACCTGGGCATTGCCTATTGGGGAAACAATACGGGAAGTAGCGATCTGGACCGGGGCAAAGACGACCTCAAACACAACTTCACCCCGTCTGACGGCAGCCCGCCGCACCCCAATTCCGTCCGCTCTTCCAACCAAACCTATTTCGACGAAACCGGCACCGTCACCTACCCGGTGCGCGTGGAGATCCTGCGCAATGCCACCAGCGGGAATTACACCACCCATGTGTGGTTCAACTGCGCCGGGTGCAGCGATCTCACCGTCTCGGGCCTGGATGGCGGGGTGGCGCCGGAACACCGCTACGCGGCCAGCGAGTATTTCCGCCATTCCATCACCATGAACGCCCCCTGGAACGCCCTGATGGACAAGGTCCTGCTCGGTTGGACCGAGGGCACGGGATCCTACCGGCAACGGGTCACCCTCAAGAGCGCCCAATTCTTCTTCCCGGAGTAG
- a CDS encoding prepilin-type N-terminal cleavage/methylation domain-containing protein produces MPQRGFTLVEAAIVLVLLGILAALVVPALVSSTRHEKRQEGKEALLALRHAIVEWADAHNDTLPANLTSAQLPDTDIWGRAYAYRPFSSTISVCTTPNATATPIVSGGKSISAAFWAASRGHDTTQDLDYTAPVLNTTDPKDDLVEWMGMEELYYLICTGNNTSHQAHSAAQHLLFSPAAITMPQNSDVTGNVASDGSITIEQNVDITGTIFAGGAVNLAQNTQASGIIANGSISLDQHVIIHGDIHAGGSITIAQNTHIYGNVYAAGSVQIFWNGPWQCRCRWHGNGDYARQCHGNYPAKSKSCPWAAALRLPRDPPDADLCLHRTQCQLERPAGSRQLRKRHHPQKRHAHAAKRHVCLQEPFHGRRGLASQLQCHRHPGGHSGLCGGKCLPFQDHHPVFAGWNDLCERHQRLHRRRPAHVPGGPWRLCLHRRHQRLDRRGAHQRYGRNRC; encoded by the coding sequence ATGCCGCAGCGTGGGTTCACCCTGGTGGAAGCCGCCATCGTCCTCGTCCTCCTCGGCATCCTTGCCGCCCTGGTGGTGCCGGCGCTTGTCTCCAGCACCCGGCACGAAAAACGCCAGGAGGGCAAAGAGGCCCTGCTGGCCCTGCGCCACGCCATCGTCGAGTGGGCCGATGCCCACAACGACACCCTACCCGCCAACCTCACCAGCGCCCAACTGCCGGATACCGACATCTGGGGCCGCGCCTACGCCTACCGCCCCTTTTCCTCCACCATCAGCGTCTGCACCACCCCCAACGCCACCGCCACCCCGATCGTCTCCGGGGGCAAGAGCATCAGCGCCGCCTTCTGGGCGGCCTCCCGCGGCCACGACACCACCCAAGACCTGGACTACACGGCCCCGGTACTCAATACCACGGACCCCAAGGACGACCTGGTGGAATGGATGGGCATGGAAGAACTCTACTACCTCATCTGCACCGGGAACAACACCTCCCACCAGGCCCATAGCGCCGCCCAGCACCTGCTCTTCAGTCCCGCAGCCATCACCATGCCCCAGAACTCCGACGTCACCGGCAACGTCGCCAGTGACGGATCCATCACCATCGAGCAAAATGTGGACATCACTGGAACGATCTTCGCCGGTGGCGCGGTCAATCTTGCCCAAAACACCCAGGCATCGGGGATCATCGCCAATGGTTCCATCTCGCTTGACCAACACGTGATCATTCACGGCGACATCCATGCGGGCGGAAGCATCACCATTGCTCAAAACACGCATATTTATGGCAATGTGTATGCCGCAGGAAGTGTCCAAATCTTTTGGAACGGTCCATGGCAATGTCGTTGCCGGTGGCATGGTAACGGTGACTACGCCAGGCAGTGTCACGGGAACTATCCAGCAAAATCAAAGTCCTGTCCTTGGGCTGCAGCCCTACGTCTCCCCCGGGATCCCCCGGATGCAGACCTTTGCCTCCACCGGACCCAATGTCAGCTCGAACGGCCTGCTGGCTCCCGGCAATTACGGAAACGTCACCATCCCCAAAAACGGCATGCTCACGCTGCAAAGCGGCACGTATGTCTTCAGGAGCCTTTCCATGGACGGCGGGGACTTGCGTCTCAACTTCAATGCCACCGGCACCCTGGCGGACATTCAGGTCTTTGTGGTGGCAAATGCCTCCCTTTCCAAGATCACCACCCGGTTTTCGCTGGATGGAACGACCTTTGCGAGCGCCACCAACGCCTCCACCGACGTCGCCCGGCGCATGTACCTGGAGGCCCATGGCGGCTTTGCCTTCACCGGCGCCACCAGCGTCTGGATCGGCGGGGTGCTCACCAACGGTACGGCCGAAATCGATGCTAA
- a CDS encoding type II secretion system protein — translation MHRPISPKPIGKGFSLVEMAIILVIMSLMVAALLPRIVSGTKRDVMAEAKRMVRSARNEVLGYAKANGCALPPAAWFSAQAAHRWGRLGAVAYLSGNRTLTLVNGTNQTAAFLIVSNGTDQTNDTDYSANPTDLRPVHDDIVDFATPAFVQSLCP, via the coding sequence ATGCACCGTCCCATTTCGCCCAAGCCCATTGGTAAGGGATTCTCCCTGGTGGAAATGGCCATCATTTTGGTGATCATGAGCCTCATGGTGGCGGCCCTGCTGCCGCGCATCGTCTCCGGCACCAAGCGGGACGTGATGGCCGAGGCCAAGCGCATGGTGCGCAGCGCCCGCAACGAGGTGCTCGGCTATGCCAAGGCCAATGGCTGCGCCCTGCCGCCAGCGGCCTGGTTTTCCGCCCAGGCGGCCCACCGCTGGGGACGTTTGGGCGCCGTGGCCTACCTGAGCGGCAACCGCACCCTCACCCTGGTGAACGGCACCAACCAGACCGCGGCTTTTCTCATCGTCAGTAACGGCACGGACCAGACCAACGACACCGATTACAGCGCCAATCCCACCGATCTGCGCCCCGTGCACGACGACATCGTGGACTTCGCCACCCCGGCCTTCGTGCAGAGCTTGTGTCCGTGA
- a CDS encoding AAA family ATPase translates to MLSSHDHPFARLHITGNPFSMATSQEHFFHTPATRTILEELAHGILTRKGFLALMGEVGVGKTSLALQLFSRLESEPVDFAWVFNTMFTKEDLFRAIAEDFGLRPDPGWTLLDHQRALQDFFLSRYQEGRICVIAVDEAHNLSFDSLEALRLLGNFEFGGHKLVQVLLIAQPELAERLGAPELRQLKSRIAISRTLPELSFKELVDYTHFKLATAGSQLRLTPWGARRLWRGCQGNLRLANLILERALYACMALNAPTVNARVVGAALKEVQRERGAATRLSWTWAVATILLLAIAMAFIPLWEVDGKRMSAAAVFWEVLQLKSASSGAQP, encoded by the coding sequence ATGCTCTCTTCCCACGACCACCCCTTTGCGCGGCTGCACATCACGGGCAACCCCTTTTCCATGGCCACGAGCCAGGAACATTTTTTCCACACCCCGGCCACCCGTACCATCCTCGAAGAGCTTGCCCATGGCATCCTCACGCGCAAAGGCTTTCTCGCCCTTATGGGCGAGGTGGGCGTGGGCAAGACCTCCCTGGCCTTACAGCTCTTCTCCCGCCTAGAGTCCGAGCCAGTGGACTTTGCCTGGGTCTTCAACACCATGTTCACCAAGGAGGACCTGTTTCGGGCCATTGCCGAAGACTTTGGTCTGCGCCCCGATCCTGGCTGGACGCTTCTGGATCACCAGCGCGCCCTGCAGGACTTTTTCCTCTCCCGGTACCAGGAAGGCCGCATCTGCGTCATCGCCGTGGACGAGGCCCACAACCTCTCCTTTGATTCCCTGGAGGCCCTGCGGCTCCTGGGTAATTTCGAGTTCGGCGGCCACAAGCTCGTGCAGGTGCTGCTCATCGCCCAACCGGAGCTGGCCGAACGCCTTGGCGCCCCGGAGCTGCGCCAACTCAAGAGCCGCATTGCCATCTCCCGCACCCTCCCAGAGCTGTCCTTCAAGGAGCTTGTGGACTACACCCACTTCAAGCTCGCCACCGCGGGCTCGCAGCTTCGGCTCACCCCCTGGGGGGCGCGGCGACTGTGGCGGGGGTGCCAGGGAAACCTCCGCCTGGCCAACCTCATCCTGGAGCGGGCCCTCTACGCCTGCATGGCCCTGAACGCCCCAACCGTGAACGCCCGGGTGGTAGGGGCGGCCCTGAAAGAAGTGCAGCGCGAGCGCGGCGCTGCGACTCGTCTTTCTTGGACGTGGGCGGTGGCGACAATCCTCCTGCTGGCCATCGCCATGGCCTTCATCCCCTTGTGGGAGGTGGACGGAAAGCGCATGAGCGCCGCAGCCGTGTTCTGGGAGGTCCTGCAGCTCAAGTCTGCCTCGTCTGGAGCCCAGCCATGA